Sequence from the Burkholderiales bacterium genome:
CCGACGGTGCTGCCGGTGACGAAGGCAAGCCACACCCCCTCCCAGAACGAATGCACGCCAGGCTCGAGCCAGTAGAAGCCCGCCCCCGCCGCGCCGAAGAGCAATACCCCCCAGCCCAGGAGATAAGGAACGGAAGCGGGGGCGAGCAGCTCCCGCAGACCGGCCACCGCCCGGGCAAAAATGAGGGTCACGTACACCAGCCGGAAAACCCGGATCACCGGCAGCCAGTCCAGGCTCACCTCCCACAGGCTTAAAAAGGCGGCGCCGATGATGAGGAGGTCCATCCAGTTGTAAAGCACATACAGACGCCGCTGGCGGGTCAGATGGAGCATCCACAGGAACTCGGCACTGAAGGCGAGAAAGATCAGCAAATCCAGCCCCCGCCCGGCGAGATGCCATGGGCCGCTGGTATAGACGCTTTCCAGGTAATAGGAAGGCAGGGCGAGCAGAGCTACGAACACCATCACCCAATGCAGACGGCGTTCCCACAGATAGGCGCGCGGGTTGTCGTGGGGTGGCACCCCGCCCATGCCCAGGACGCGGCGGACTTTCATGGGCGCGATAGTAGCAGGCCCGCCGCTAGGAACAAGACGCCGCAACCGGCACCTGCAGGGGGGCCTTGGGAAGGGGGGTGAGGGCCGCCCCGGCCCTTTATAATGCGGGCTTT
This genomic interval carries:
- a CDS encoding potassium channel family protein, whose product is MKVRRVLGMGGVPPHDNPRAYLWERRLHWVMVFVALLALPSYYLESVYTSGPWHLAGRGLDLLIFLAFSAEFLWMLHLTRQRRLYVLYNWMDLLIIGAAFLSLWEVSLDWLPVIRVFRLVYVTLIFARAVAGLRELLAPASVPYLLGWGVLLFGAAGAGFYWLEPGVHSFWEGVWLAFVTGSTVGYGDLVPTTLGARVLAVLVVLVGFAMLSLVTAAFAAFFIGEDERRLRREMHQDIRALREEVEGLKAELARIAALLETLSRPPRP